In one Ornithinimicrobium pratense genomic region, the following are encoded:
- a CDS encoding carbohydrate ABC transporter permease has translation MATSAAQIREEVDTGESPTQRTPRRLVTHGKVTPWLFLAPYLTLFVVFVIAPIVYGAWISLHRYDYTLPGKPFVGLDNYLTLLTPGSITFDIFWDSMQATAIFTVTSVPLLLVIPLLVALVMNRSFPGRNVFRAVFFAPYVLGVAVVAVLWRYLLDRNIGLVNYYLEAVGLPGDIAWTTSVPAAWVALVGVTVWWTLGFNAVIYLAGLQDIPRELYESARVDGANGWQQFRHVTLPGLRPVLSFVTMVTIIASVNMFGQSYLMTEGGPGRATRTAIYQIAETGLRNYQMGSASAMSYVLTVFLMLLSLGVFWLFRERRG, from the coding sequence GTGGCGACCTCCGCAGCCCAGATCAGGGAGGAGGTCGACACCGGGGAGTCCCCCACGCAGCGCACACCACGCCGCCTGGTCACGCACGGCAAGGTCACGCCCTGGCTGTTCCTCGCCCCATACCTGACCCTCTTCGTCGTCTTCGTCATCGCCCCGATCGTGTACGGGGCATGGATCAGCTTGCACCGGTATGACTACACCTTGCCGGGCAAGCCGTTCGTCGGGCTGGACAACTACCTGACCTTGCTCACCCCAGGCTCCATCACCTTCGACATCTTCTGGGACTCGATGCAGGCGACGGCGATCTTCACCGTCACCAGTGTCCCGCTGCTGCTGGTGATCCCGCTGCTCGTCGCACTGGTGATGAACAGGTCGTTCCCGGGACGCAACGTCTTCCGGGCTGTCTTCTTCGCCCCCTACGTGCTCGGCGTGGCAGTCGTGGCCGTGCTGTGGCGCTACCTGCTCGATCGCAATATCGGGCTGGTGAACTACTACCTCGAGGCCGTGGGCCTGCCTGGTGACATCGCCTGGACGACCTCGGTGCCGGCAGCCTGGGTGGCTTTGGTGGGCGTGACCGTGTGGTGGACGCTGGGCTTCAACGCGGTGATCTACCTCGCGGGGCTGCAGGACATCCCCCGAGAGCTCTACGAGTCGGCCCGGGTCGATGGTGCCAACGGCTGGCAGCAGTTCCGTCATGTCACGCTGCCCGGCCTGCGCCCCGTCCTCTCCTTCGTGACGATGGTGACCATCATCGCGTCGGTGAATATGTTCGGCCAGTCCTACCTCATGACCGAGGGCGGGCCTGGTCGGGCCACCCGCACCGCCATCTACCAGATCGCCGAGACCGGGCTGCGCAACTACCAGATGGGCAGTGCCTCCGCCATGAGCTACGTGCTGACTGTCTTCCTGATGCTGCTCAGCCTGGGCGTCTTCTGGCTGTTCCGCGAGAGGAGAGGTTGA
- a CDS encoding carbohydrate ABC transporter permease — protein sequence MSLQTDADPLQTGEVRGTPDEPPPAEDRSAGHGRRPGRKILTYVVLIVLALIFISPLIFMVVTSFKTRAEAGAIPPSWVPDPFTTQAYETIMNSRGTPVLRWFGNSMLAALANAALVVTTSALAAYALARMRFAGQRIVFGLIIATLFVPPVILIIPNYLIVGELGWLNTLLAVIVPTAASAFGVFFLRQFFLGIPVELEEAARLDGANQWQTFWRVVLPLSRPALATLALLSFLTNWNDFLWPIYVLFSPEIQTLPAGLSTLQSANAVRYDLLMAGAVVASVPVLVLFVFLQRYLIEGVARSGLKG from the coding sequence ATGAGCCTTCAGACTGACGCAGACCCTCTGCAGACGGGCGAGGTCCGCGGCACACCCGACGAGCCGCCACCGGCCGAGGATCGCTCAGCCGGTCACGGCCGTCGTCCGGGACGAAAGATCCTCACGTACGTGGTGCTGATCGTGCTGGCGCTGATCTTTATCAGCCCTCTCATCTTCATGGTCGTCACCTCGTTCAAGACCCGGGCCGAGGCTGGAGCCATCCCCCCCTCGTGGGTCCCCGACCCGTTCACCACCCAGGCGTACGAAACGATCATGAACTCCCGGGGCACACCCGTTCTCCGCTGGTTCGGCAACAGCATGCTCGCCGCACTGGCCAACGCTGCCCTCGTGGTGACGACGTCGGCCCTGGCTGCCTACGCGCTGGCGCGGATGCGCTTCGCCGGCCAGCGCATCGTCTTCGGCCTCATCATCGCCACGCTCTTCGTCCCACCGGTCATCCTCATCATCCCCAACTACCTGATCGTCGGAGAACTCGGCTGGCTGAACACATTGCTCGCCGTCATCGTCCCGACGGCGGCCTCGGCCTTTGGCGTGTTCTTCCTGCGACAGTTCTTCCTGGGGATCCCGGTCGAGCTCGAGGAGGCCGCCCGCCTCGACGGGGCCAACCAGTGGCAGACCTTCTGGCGCGTCGTCCTGCCGCTGTCCAGGCCAGCCCTGGCAACCCTGGCGCTGCTGTCCTTCCTGACGAACTGGAACGACTTCCTGTGGCCGATCTACGTGCTGTTCAGCCCGGAGATCCAGACGCTTCCGGCGGGTCTGTCGACGTTGCAGTCGGCCAACGCGGTCCGCTACGACCTCCTCATGGCGGGGGCGGTCGTGGCCAGCGTGCCCGTCCTGGTCCTGTTCGTCTTCCTCCAGCGCTACCTCATCGAGGGCGTTGCCCGCTCGGGTCTGAAGGGTTGA